A single region of the Sorex araneus isolate mSorAra2 chromosome 7, mSorAra2.pri, whole genome shotgun sequence genome encodes:
- the LOC129406603 gene encoding uncharacterized protein LOC129406603 isoform X2, whose protein sequence is MTSEQHTHLPHARKICHASPAAEHDSSGGTATAWLRVSLLLHAAQYRTGVRPQRAGQQGWLRSLSGAQIAFYSWMKCFEGRKVSPCISSFNVIKKGLVGSMKALQKQYVSWDAVVTSEETDANTVYSALEAIFIHCLHTKHILAKEGDKRKKRAQRKHSPQPAFWTLLKAVTDKCCQNSTKPRWTLCQPAK, encoded by the exons ATGACCTCAGAGCAGCACACACACTTGCCCCATGCACG CAAAATTTGCCATGCTTCCCCAGCTGCAGAACACGATTCATCAGGTGGCACCGCCACTGCATGGCTGAGAGTCAGTCTATTGCTCCACGCGGCCCAGTACAGGACTGGGGTCAGGCCCCAGAGAGCTGGCCAGCAGGGATGGCTGAGAAGTCTCTCAGGAGCACAGATTGCTTTTTACTCCTGGATGAAGTGTTTTGAAGGCAGGAAAGTCAGCCCctgcatttcttctttcaat GTCATCAAGAAGGGGCTTGTGGGCTCCATGAAGGCCTTGCAGAAGCAGTACGTGTCCTGGGACGCGGTGGTGACAAGTGAGGAAACTGATGCCAACACCGTGTACAGTGCCCTGGAGGCCATATTCATCCATTGTCTGCACACCAAGCACATCCTCGCCAAGGAGGGAGACAAAAGGAAGAAGCGTGCCCAACGGAAGCACTCGCCGCAGCCTGCCTTTTGGACCCTCCTGAAAGCTGTCACCGACAA GTGTTGTCAGAATTCAACAAAGCCCAGATGGACTCTGTGCCAACCTGCCAAGTAA